From Medicago truncatula cultivar Jemalong A17 chromosome 7, MtrunA17r5.0-ANR, whole genome shotgun sequence, a single genomic window includes:
- the LOC11439439 gene encoding NAC domain-containing protein 83: MEKMNFVKKNGEVRLPPGFRFHPTDEELVVQYLKRKVFSFPLPASIIPEVDLCKSDPWDLPGDMEQERYFFSTKEAKYPNGNRSNRATNSGYWKATGLDKQIMNSKTHEVAGMKKTLVFYRGKPPHGSRTDWIMHEYRLTSSHSNPPLNENWVLCRIFLKRRSGAKNGEERVVKGLKPSSGSNFGDEVKKNSASSSNSSSKVVVFYDFLAEKKNNNTDASSTSITISPASSGITNELDEQENEDSSKSLPSSFGNA, translated from the exons ATGGAGAAGATGAATTTTGTGAAGAAGAATGGTGAAGTGAGATTGCCACCAGGTTTCCGTTTTCATCCAACTGATGAAGAACTTGTTGTTCAATACTTGAAGCGTAAGGTCTTCTCTTTCCCTTTACCTGCTTCCATCATTCCTGAAGTTGATCTTTGCAAGTCTGATCCTTGGGATTTACCTG gtGATATGGAACAAGAGAGGTACTTTTTCAGTACCAAAGAAGCCAAATACCCAAATGGGAACCGATCTAACAGAGCTACAAACTCTGGTTACTGGAAAGCAACTGGTTTGGacaaacaaatcatgaattCAAAGACTCATGAAGTTGCTGGTATGAAGAAAACTCTTGTTTTCTACAGAGGCAAACCTCCTCATGGTTCAAGAACTGATTGGATCATGCATGAATATCGCCTCACTTCTTCTCACTCCAACCCCCCCTTG AATGAAAATTGGGTTCTGTGTCGCATATTTCTCAAGAGGAGAAGTGGTGCTAAAAATGGAGAGGAGAGAGTAGTCAAAGGATTGAAGCCAAGCAGTGGCAGCAACTTTGGTGATGAGGTGAAGAAGAACTCAGCTTCAAGCTCAAATTCAAGTTCAAAAGTGGTGGTTTTCTATGATTTCTTGGCAGAGAAGAAGAACAATAATACGGATGCATCCTCCACCTCAATCACAATCTCACCAGCTAGCAGTGGAATCACAAATGAATTGGATGAACAAGAAAATGAAGACAGCAGTAAGTCACTCCCATCCTCTTTTGGAAATGCTTAA